The following proteins are co-located in the Aurantiacibacter atlanticus genome:
- a CDS encoding DMT family transporter — MRKTLFDPDNGLLTRFSFWQSPALLLCLASFFWALNPIVGRAARDLLSPVSIAFWRWIIALVIVAPFAWRHVRKDLPSIKQSLPFLTVLGAGGLGLFAYLVYASLQWTTATNNLLLQATMPIMTLVMPALIFRDRIPPLHYVCALISIGGIIWIMTRGDPTNLEIGALNRGDLLALAAVFLYAAYATFLRKAPTIHHLSLLSVLFAVGASSLAIPYVGHLLVNGVSMPSPEAIGALLYVGIFPSLASYALFNRAVSLIGSARVGIYMNLPAVFGVTMAVPLLGERFEDYHFVGALMVVVSILISRRTRVKVH, encoded by the coding sequence TTGCGTAAGACCTTGTTCGATCCAGATAACGGCCTGCTGACGCGCTTCAGTTTCTGGCAATCGCCTGCCCTCCTGCTTTGCTTGGCTTCCTTTTTTTGGGCGCTTAATCCGATTGTCGGTCGAGCAGCCCGCGACCTTCTTTCACCAGTCTCGATCGCATTCTGGCGGTGGATAATTGCTTTGGTCATTGTCGCCCCCTTCGCATGGCGTCATGTCCGGAAAGATTTGCCTTCCATTAAGCAATCCTTGCCTTTTCTCACAGTTCTCGGGGCCGGCGGACTCGGCCTGTTTGCCTATCTCGTTTATGCAAGCCTGCAATGGACGACAGCGACGAACAATCTGTTGTTGCAGGCAACAATGCCGATCATGACGTTGGTAATGCCGGCCCTGATCTTCCGCGATCGCATTCCGCCATTACACTATGTCTGCGCCCTAATTTCCATCGGCGGCATCATATGGATCATGACACGCGGCGACCCCACTAATCTGGAAATCGGCGCGCTCAATCGCGGTGACTTGCTCGCGTTGGCGGCAGTCTTTCTCTACGCAGCTTACGCGACGTTCCTGCGAAAGGCACCGACCATCCATCACCTTTCCTTACTGAGCGTATTATTCGCGGTCGGGGCTTCCTCTCTTGCCATACCTTACGTCGGACATCTGCTTGTCAACGGTGTCAGCATGCCATCCCCAGAGGCGATCGGCGCGTTATTATATGTCGGCATTTTCCCATCTTTGGCGTCCTACGCTCTGTTCAACCGAGCAGTGTCACTGATCGGATCCGCTCGGGTTGGAATATATATGAACCTGCCCGCGGTTTTCGGTGTCACCATGGCAGTACCCCTGCTGGGCGAACGATTCGAAGACTACCATTTCGTAGGAGCGCTGATGGTTGTCGTGTCAATTCTCATTTCAAGACGAACCAGGGTCAAGGTTCACTAA
- a CDS encoding TonB-dependent receptor plug domain-containing protein: MHHYRTDSMLALACGIFAPSAAFAQAIDIDDPIQPAEAIIVTGSRGLERTVADSPVPVDVFSEEAINSVSFTDTNDVLKTLVPSYTVSRQPISDGSSFIRPASMRGLPTDKTLVLVNSKRRHRAALVTIGGSGTQGPDIATIPTISLASVEVLRDGAAAQYGSDAIAGVINFLLKDDPHGVDLEAEIGEFYEGDGFEYKFAGNIGLPLGDMGFINLSAEYSNADSTNRAQQYCESFFCVTEYAALPGNEDYAAAVEGIDTIQPWGRPSGEAVRTFVNAGYELSAAAEVYAFGNYSWSTSTTNFFYRYPANGTIEDLRLEDGSIYNPTERFPGGFTPLFSGDVEDYSALGGIRGDISSAFSYDFSLRYGRSEISYLLENTINPSLGPESPTSFKPGDLINDELQFQADFMLTHDVGLASEIALAFGGTYFEEGYETVEGELASYHAGPFGSPDPFDFCNTDGTPTLAGSSLSFSAGLNCADPADPVYQVVGVGSNGFPGYSPEFSGSYDRDSYSFYGNIGADVTDRLFLEGALRFENYSDFDSQLIYKVAGRFEILDGLGIRASHGTGFRAPTPGQQGTTNVSTRIPNGFPVATGLFPASSAIAAALGAVPLEPETSTNWTAGISGAFGGLTYSIDYYRIELEDRLQARSTITVVDDCIPSTPEIDSECIGFRGRMIDAGVAGAQSIGGVFYFQNLFDTVTQGVDIVLSYSQSWSGGTSGLVAAINYNETEFDGDVPAQFNAEDQYDFLNAEPNWRAVFTATHETGPFNFLARANYYGPYSNSDGAGGPLISQDFDSELLIDVEASYTWRDMLTLSIGARNVFDNYPEPGEFEVCCGRIYRSDSIVDWQGGYYYARLRASF, from the coding sequence ATGCATCATTACCGTACCGATTCCATGCTCGCCTTGGCTTGCGGAATATTCGCGCCCAGCGCAGCCTTCGCTCAGGCGATAGACATAGACGATCCGATCCAGCCTGCTGAGGCGATCATAGTTACCGGGTCCAGGGGGTTGGAGCGCACAGTCGCTGATTCCCCTGTGCCGGTCGATGTCTTTTCCGAAGAAGCGATCAACTCGGTGTCCTTTACCGATACCAACGATGTCCTGAAGACACTCGTCCCGTCATACACAGTATCGCGCCAGCCGATCTCCGACGGCTCGAGTTTTATCCGGCCCGCTTCGATGCGTGGCCTGCCGACCGACAAGACTCTGGTGTTGGTCAATTCCAAACGCCGCCATCGCGCCGCATTGGTGACGATTGGCGGATCGGGCACGCAAGGTCCCGATATCGCCACGATTCCCACAATCAGCCTCGCCTCGGTCGAGGTGCTGCGTGACGGCGCGGCCGCGCAATACGGGTCCGACGCTATCGCGGGGGTCATCAATTTCCTGCTCAAGGACGATCCGCATGGCGTCGATCTGGAAGCGGAAATCGGAGAATTCTACGAGGGCGACGGCTTCGAATACAAATTTGCCGGCAACATCGGCCTACCCTTGGGAGACATGGGTTTCATCAATTTGTCGGCTGAATATTCGAACGCGGATTCGACGAACCGGGCCCAACAATATTGCGAAAGCTTCTTTTGCGTAACCGAATATGCGGCGTTGCCAGGCAATGAGGATTACGCCGCCGCGGTCGAGGGGATTGACACGATACAGCCTTGGGGCCGGCCTAGCGGGGAGGCGGTGCGCACCTTTGTCAACGCAGGCTATGAGCTCTCCGCAGCTGCAGAAGTCTACGCCTTCGGCAATTATTCGTGGAGCACATCCACAACCAATTTCTTCTATCGCTATCCCGCCAATGGCACGATCGAGGATCTGCGGCTGGAAGACGGTTCGATCTATAATCCTACAGAACGTTTTCCCGGAGGCTTCACACCACTGTTCAGCGGAGATGTCGAAGATTATTCTGCGCTGGGCGGCATCCGCGGCGATATTTCGAGCGCATTCTCTTACGATTTCTCGTTACGATATGGCCGAAGCGAAATCTCCTACCTCCTGGAGAATACGATCAATCCCTCCCTCGGGCCGGAATCGCCAACCAGTTTTAAACCAGGCGATCTCATCAATGATGAACTACAGTTTCAGGCTGATTTCATGCTCACCCACGATGTCGGGCTGGCCAGTGAAATTGCCCTGGCCTTTGGCGGGACGTATTTCGAGGAAGGTTATGAAACAGTCGAGGGTGAACTCGCCTCGTACCATGCAGGACCGTTTGGTTCGCCTGACCCGTTTGATTTCTGCAACACTGACGGAACACCAACGCTTGCTGGCTCGTCTTTATCGTTCTCTGCCGGGCTTAATTGCGCCGATCCTGCCGATCCGGTCTATCAGGTAGTTGGCGTAGGCTCCAACGGCTTTCCCGGATATTCTCCCGAATTTTCCGGTAGCTATGATCGCGATAGCTACAGCTTTTACGGCAACATCGGTGCAGATGTGACCGATAGGCTATTTCTTGAAGGTGCTCTGAGGTTCGAGAATTACTCGGACTTTGATTCTCAGCTCATCTACAAGGTGGCAGGTCGGTTTGAGATACTTGACGGACTGGGTATCCGTGCCTCGCACGGTACGGGGTTTCGCGCGCCTACACCTGGCCAACAGGGCACCACCAATGTTTCCACCCGAATACCCAACGGGTTCCCCGTCGCCACCGGCCTCTTTCCCGCCAGCAGCGCAATCGCCGCAGCGCTAGGCGCAGTGCCCCTGGAACCGGAAACATCGACCAATTGGACGGCAGGCATCAGCGGCGCGTTCGGCGGTCTAACTTATTCGATCGACTATTACCGCATCGAACTGGAAGATCGGTTGCAGGCTCGATCCACCATCACCGTGGTCGATGATTGCATTCCCTCGACACCGGAAATCGATTCCGAATGCATCGGCTTTCGCGGCAGGATGATCGATGCCGGGGTCGCCGGGGCCCAATCCATAGGCGGTGTGTTCTATTTTCAGAACCTGTTCGACACCGTCACCCAAGGCGTCGACATCGTGCTGTCTTACTCCCAGTCATGGAGCGGGGGCACCAGCGGGCTCGTAGCGGCGATCAATTACAATGAGACCGAGTTCGACGGCGATGTACCCGCCCAGTTCAATGCTGAGGACCAGTATGATTTCCTCAATGCGGAACCGAACTGGCGCGCAGTCTTCACCGCCACGCACGAGACCGGACCGTTCAATTTTCTCGCCCGTGCCAATTATTACGGGCCCTATTCCAACTCCGACGGTGCGGGCGGCCCGCTGATCTCTCAGGATTTCGACTCCGAATTGTTGATCGACGTCGAGGCCAGTTACACTTGGCGCGACATGCTGACCTTATCGATCGGCGCTCGCAACGTCTTCGACAATTATCCGGAGCCGGGCGAGTTCGAGGTTTGTTGCGGCCGGATCTATCGTTCGGACTCGATCGTCGACTGGCAGGGTGGCTATTATTATGCTCGTCTGCGCGCCAGTTTCTGA
- a CDS encoding ABC transporter permease gives MDRAAKTANIYRLGIKELRSLWRDPMMMILIIYAFSFSIYVSGTAMPETLHKAPIAITDEDQSQLSRRIVSAFYPPHFVSPAMVGLDEVDRGMDAGHFTFALDIPPGFQRDVLAGHRPTIQLNVDATRMSQAFSGGGYIQQIVQAEVAEFTRGTRAGPPPPIELAVRQRFNPTLAQSWFGSLMAIINNVTMLSIILTGAALIREREHGTIEHLLVMPITPFEIMAGKVWAMSLVVLMACAFALKIVVEGVLAVPVEGSALLFLAGAGLHLFATTSMGIFMGTIARSMPQFGLLLMLVLLPLQMLSGGATPRESMPEFVQTVMLAAPTTHFVKMAQAILYRGAGFDVVWPQFLAIAAIGAAFFIVALRRFGQTITTMA, from the coding sequence ATGGACCGAGCCGCGAAAACTGCCAATATCTATCGCCTTGGAATCAAGGAATTGCGCAGCCTGTGGCGCGACCCGATGATGATGATCCTGATCATCTACGCCTTCTCGTTCAGCATCTATGTTTCGGGCACGGCCATGCCTGAAACGCTGCATAAAGCCCCCATCGCCATCACCGATGAAGATCAGTCACAGCTTTCCCGCCGCATCGTAAGCGCCTTCTACCCGCCGCATTTCGTCAGTCCGGCAATGGTCGGTCTGGACGAGGTGGACCGGGGCATGGATGCAGGCCACTTTACGTTCGCGCTTGATATCCCGCCCGGTTTCCAGCGCGACGTGCTGGCCGGGCACCGCCCGACGATACAGCTCAACGTTGATGCAACGCGCATGAGTCAGGCATTTAGTGGAGGCGGCTATATCCAGCAGATCGTTCAGGCCGAGGTGGCTGAATTCACCCGCGGTACGCGCGCCGGGCCGCCGCCGCCGATCGAGCTCGCCGTGCGCCAGCGGTTCAATCCCACCCTGGCCCAGAGTTGGTTCGGCTCGCTGATGGCAATCATCAACAATGTTACCATGCTTTCCATCATCCTGACCGGCGCGGCCCTGATCCGCGAGCGCGAACATGGCACTATCGAGCACCTGCTTGTAATGCCGATCACACCGTTTGAAATCATGGCGGGTAAGGTGTGGGCGATGAGCCTTGTGGTGCTGATGGCCTGTGCCTTCGCCCTGAAAATAGTGGTCGAAGGCGTTCTTGCGGTTCCTGTCGAAGGCTCTGCCCTGCTTTTTCTGGCGGGGGCCGGGCTGCATCTGTTCGCCACCACCTCCATGGGCATATTCATGGGTACGATCGCGCGTTCTATGCCCCAGTTTGGCCTGCTCCTGATGCTGGTCCTTCTGCCGCTGCAAATGCTGTCAGGCGGGGCGACCCCGCGCGAGAGCATGCCCGAATTCGTCCAGACCGTAATGCTTGCAGCGCCTACCACGCATTTTGTGAAGATGGCCCAGGCGATTCTCTACCGCGGTGCCGGGTTCGACGTCGTATGGCCCCAGTTCCTGGCCATCGCCGCGATAGGCGCTGCGTTCTTTATTGTCGCCCTCAGGCGGTTCGGACAGACGATCACGACAATGGCCTGA
- a CDS encoding IclR family transcriptional regulator domain-containing protein — protein MLRKIARPILAKLSSKLNGVSHMGTWDDDMVTYIIKSAQEGKILFTQETMQLEGCCSGLAKVLLSNLDSKSFETYLKAGEFQSLTKNTITDPDKLREEIQKVKKKQYAIDNREIQEDPICIAAPIISDVLDFPLAISLSRKDLPGNYFPDVHRDLHELRKAGNTITSMVSSFVLQ, from the coding sequence ATGTTACGCAAGATTGCCCGGCCCATCTTGGCCAAACTCTCCAGCAAATTGAATGGCGTAAGCCATATGGGGACCTGGGACGATGACATGGTGACCTACATCATCAAGTCCGCACAAGAAGGGAAAATCCTCTTCACCCAGGAGACAATGCAGCTGGAAGGGTGTTGCAGCGGCCTGGCGAAGGTATTGCTGTCGAATTTGGATAGTAAATCGTTCGAAACGTATTTAAAGGCAGGGGAATTCCAGTCATTAACGAAGAATACTATTACAGATCCGGATAAACTCCGGGAAGAAATACAGAAGGTCAAGAAGAAGCAATACGCCATCGATAATCGAGAGATCCAGGAAGACCCTATCTGCATAGCCGCTCCGATAATTTCGGATGTACTGGACTTCCCGCTGGCAATATCGCTGTCACGCAAGGACCTTCCAGGTAATTACTTCCCTGACGTTCATCGCGATTTGCATGAACTCCGAAAGGCGGGAAATACCATAACAAGCATGGTGAGCTCTTTCGTTTTGCAATAG
- a CDS encoding TonB-dependent receptor domain-containing protein → MQYDFTDDVMGYFVFQQGYKGGGFNFAVVGGDPFLPEKITSYEAGLRSTLLDGGVTANLTGFYYDYEDLQVFKNLTVQALVENAPKSRVKGVELELVGYVTDNTTIQFAGTYLDAEFVSYSEDDVIFPGIDLEDLSGNPLNRAPDFSFMLGVDHEIPLNSEVLDSIRFRGEVSYTDDISFRPFNREEDIQEGYALLNAYMVLSGRNDAYSLRIFGRNLTDKAYYSQIQGGGLPIGGYRKGEWSPPRTFGIELTTRF, encoded by the coding sequence ATGCAGTATGACTTCACCGACGATGTGATGGGTTATTTCGTCTTCCAGCAGGGCTACAAAGGCGGTGGTTTCAATTTTGCAGTGGTAGGCGGAGACCCCTTCCTTCCAGAAAAGATCACATCCTATGAAGCGGGTCTCAGATCCACCCTTTTGGATGGCGGTGTCACAGCCAATCTCACTGGTTTCTACTATGATTACGAGGACCTGCAGGTCTTCAAGAATTTGACCGTGCAGGCATTGGTGGAAAACGCTCCCAAAAGCCGGGTAAAAGGCGTTGAATTGGAGCTTGTTGGCTATGTGACTGACAATACGACAATTCAATTTGCCGGAACGTATCTCGACGCGGAATTCGTGAGTTATTCGGAAGATGATGTGATCTTTCCCGGTATTGATCTTGAAGATTTGTCTGGAAATCCACTCAACCGAGCGCCCGATTTCTCGTTCATGCTCGGCGTGGATCACGAGATCCCTTTGAACTCCGAGGTTCTCGATAGCATCAGATTCCGGGGGGAAGTCAGCTATACGGATGATATCTCTTTCCGTCCATTCAACAGGGAGGAAGATATTCAGGAAGGCTATGCTTTGCTGAATGCGTATATGGTGCTGTCGGGAAGGAATGATGCCTATTCGCTGCGTATTTTCGGACGCAATTTGACCGATAAAGCCTATTATAGCCAGATCCAGGGCGGCGGATTGCCTATCGGCGGATATCGCAAAGGCGAATGGTCTCCCCCGCGGACCTTTGGGATAGAATTGACGACCCGCTTCTAG